In Helianthus annuus cultivar XRQ/B chromosome 8, HanXRQr2.0-SUNRISE, whole genome shotgun sequence, a single genomic region encodes these proteins:
- the LOC110873696 gene encoding uncharacterized protein LOC110873696 — MVKLSDLPIHASRLFFLLIILQIPLFRIPCRSGMCTSPIHVTASQLIASEIFPVAAIKALLYPGALFNDIIYKTSVPSWNDILDKYNLTEIKGASAMPDLQRLEVLAGSYFSVAGSFIGLLKPQRMSMFGTLLIVWGLVKEGLLGKPVNTDPTRSVYVYPTMLITVLCAFSSVKYNFQKATKKPPPRPIAKPLKSSKKSKLK; from the exons ATGGTGAAACTATCAGATCTTCCAATACACGCATCTCGCCTCTTCTTTCTTCTCATCATTCTCCAAATTCCGCTTTTCAG GATACCATGTAGATCCGGTATGTGTACATCACCCATCCATGTTACAGCTAGCCAGTTGATCGCTAGTGAGATCTTTCCTGTAGCTGCAATCAAGGCCCTTCTTTACCCGGGTGCGCTTTTTAATGATATAATCTACAAAACGAGTGTTCCCAGCTGGAATGATATACTAGATAAGTACAACCTCACTGAAATAAAAGGAGCGTCTGCAATGCCTGATCTACAACGTTTGGAG GTTCTTGCAGGAAGTTACTTCTCGGTAGCAGGATCGTTTATTGGTCTACTAAAGCCACAAAGAATGAGCATGTTTGGGACTCTTCTAATCGTATGGGGACTTGTGAAGGAAGGACTTCTTGGAAAGCCGGTAAACACGGACCCCACTAGATCCGTTTACGTGTACCCAACCATGCTCATTACGGTACTTTGTGCCTTCTCTTCCGTCAAGTACAATTTCCAGAAAGCCACCAAAAAACCTCCTCCCCGTCCTATAGCAAAGCCTCTTAAAAGCTCCAAGAAATCTAAGCTCAAATGA